In one Phyllostomus discolor isolate MPI-MPIP mPhyDis1 chromosome 8, mPhyDis1.pri.v3, whole genome shotgun sequence genomic region, the following are encoded:
- the LOC114504152 gene encoding ATP-dependent Clp protease proteolytic subunit, mitochondrial: MWHGILVRGTLLASGRCLALGPRLAARLRTQWTPEIGLALQRNLHVTAARAIPLIPIVVEQTGRGERAYDIYSRLLRERIVCVMGPIDDSVASLVIAQLLFLQSESNKKPIHMYINSPGGMVTSGLAIYDTMQYILNPICTWCVGQAASMGSLLLAAGTPGMRHSLPNSRIMIHQPSGGARGQATDIAIQAEEIMKLKKQLYSIYAKHTKQSLQVIESAMERDRYMSPMEAQEFGILDKVLVHPPQDGEDEPELVQKEPVAAATAAEPAPAST, translated from the exons ATGTGGCACGGAATATTGGTGCGAGGGACCCTTTTGGCGTCAGGCAGGTGCCTCGCGTTGGGGCCTCGCCTCGCCGCTCGCCTCCGCACACAGTGGACGCCGGAGATTGGCCTGGCCCTGCAGCGGAACTTGCACGTGACGGCGGCCCGGGCTATCCCGCTCATTCCTATCGTGGTGGAGCAGACG GGTCGCGGCGAGCGCGCCTATGACATCTACTCGCGGCTGCTGCGGGAGCGTATCGTGTGTGTCATGGGCCCG ATCGATGACAGCGTGGCCAGCTTGGTTATCGCTCAGCTGCTGTTCCTGCAGTCCGAGAGCAACAAGAAGCCCATCCACATGTATATCAACAGCCCTG GTGGCATGGTGACCTCGGGCCTGGCCATTTACGACACGATGCAGTACATCCTGAACCCCATCTGCACGTGGTGCGTGGGCCAGGCCGCCAGCATGGGCTCCCTGCTTCTGGCTGCGGGCACCCCAGGCATGCGCCACTCACTGCCTAACTCACGCATCATGATCCACCAGCCCTCTGGGGGCGCCCGG GGCCAAGCCACAGACATCGCCATTCAGGCAGAGGAGATCATGAAACTCAAAAAGCAGCTCTACAGCATCTATGCCAAGCACACCAAACAAAGCTTGCAGGTGATTG AGTCAGCCATGGAGAGAGACCGCTACATGAGCCCCATGGAAGCCCAGGAGTTTGGCATCTTAGACAAGGTCCTGGTGCACCCACCTCAAGACGGTGAGGATGAGCCTGAGCTAGTGCAGAAGGAGCCTGTGGCAGCAGCGACAGCAGCAGAACCTGCCCCAGCGAGCACCTGA